TTTTTATATCCTGTAAATGAACTTCCATTAATAAAGTAACCTATGATTATGAGGCTCAGAAAGACTCCAGAACAGATTAGTTTAAGTGCGAGATCATATTCTACTGAGATTATTCTCTGAGGGGTTATTTGGAACTTATACAGCTTCAAAATGGAAGTTATTACAGCTCCAAGTATTCCACCAGTAAAACCTAAGTTATATAAATTAAATCCTTCATGAAAAGAAGCCATTTTTTTAGCAAGAGGGGTAACGATAAATCCTATTAATATTCCTAAAGCTATAGCATTGAGATATGATGTATCAGTAGTGTCTACTCTAAAAGCAACTTCACTTACAAAAGGAGCAAGAGCACTGGCAAAAGATATAGTAACAAATATTTCTTTGAAATCTATATGTTCATAAAGACTATAGAGAATCCCTCCAAGATAGAAAGGTAGAATATTTAAGATATTTTTACCGAAAAATGAAAAACCAAAAACAGTGAAAAAAGAAGCTATAATCAATCCATTTATCTCTATTTTCAGCATTTTGATAATGGTGAAATTAAATAAAAATATCAAGAAAGCGTTTACAAATGAAGCTCCAATACCTCCTATTACAAGGAAATCTGTAATAAGAACAGCTGGAGATGTGATGATTTTTAAAATACCAGTAAAAACATTTTCTCTTTCATGAATAACATAGCCAATAAAGGATATAGCAATAAAACCTATCAGAATCCCTGATAAGATTTTTATTTTTTTCATTCTTTTTCTATTAAAATTATCCACACTTCCCTCCTTTATAAAAAAATATCTAATTAAATATTATTATTTTTAAGATAAAAGTCAATTATACATTATATTTAAATTATATATAGGGTTATATTTTTGGATTTAATACATTATTGAATAAAAAATTATAATAAAATAAAAAATACTCAAATTTTTTTTAATTTTAGAATATAATAAAGATAATATATATTTCAAAAGGTGGAAATAAATGGAATATTATGTATATGTTATAAGGTGTAAAGATAATTCTCTATATACAGGGATAACTACTGATTTAAAAAGAAGATACAGAGAACATGAACAAGGAATAGGAGCAAAATATACAAAAGCAAAAGGAGTTTTGAAAATAGAAGTAGCCTTTAAATGTAATGGAAGAAGCGAAGCATCAAAAATTGAATATTATATAAAAAAATGACAAAGGAACAAAAAGAGAAAGAACTCAATAAAATCAAGGGTTTTAAAACATTGATATTAAGAGATTTAGGAATAATTATAAAATAAAAAAATTTTTTTGAAAAAAATAAAAAAAGTTATTGACATAATTTGTTAGTTATGATAATATAATAAATGTCCTCGACGGAAAGAGATAAATCGTGAGAGTTATCAAAGGAAGTTGAAGATTGCCTGGATGGCGGAACAGGTAGACGCACGGGACTTAAAATCCCGTGGTACTTAGTACCGTGCCGGTTCGATTCCGGCTCTAGGCACCATAATGTTGCGGGGTAGAGCAGTCTGGTAGCTCGTCGGGCTCATAACCCGAAGGTCGTAAGTTCAAATCTTGCCCCCGCCACCAAAAATTTAATAATATATGCGGGAATAGCTCAGTTGGTAGAGCGTCAGCCTTCCAAGCTGAATGTCGCGAGTTCGACCCTCGTTTCCCGCTCCAAAGATGCGTCATTAGCTCAGCTGGTAGAGCACACGACTTTTAATCGTGTTGCCACAGGTTCAAATCCTGTATGACGCACCATTTATGTGTCTGTAGCTCAGCTGGATAGAGCAACGCCCTTCTAAGGCGTGGGTCAGGGGTTCGAATCCCTTCAGACACGCCATGTTT
Above is a window of Fusobacterium varium DNA encoding:
- a CDS encoding Protein of uncharacterised function (DUF1576); amino-acid sequence: MDNFNRKRMKKIKILSGILIGFIAISFIGYVIHERENVFTGILKIITSPAVLITDFLVIGGIGASFVNAFLIFLFNFTIIKMLKIEINGLIIASFFTVFGFSFFGKNILNILPFYLGGILYSLYEHIDFKEIFVTISFASALAPFVSEVAFRVDTTDTSYLNAIALGILIGFIVTPLAKKMASFHEGFNLYNLGFTGGILGAVITSILKLYKFQITPQRIISVEYDLALKLICSGVFLSLIIIGYFINGSSFTGYKKLLEDTGLKADYVQRYGFGLTYINMGIMGFVAMSFVILLGETFNGPLLAGILTIVGFSAYGKHFLNTIPILIGVYLAKFGSNTDTFTVALSGLFGTSLAPISGVYGTFWE
- a CDS encoding GIY-YIG nuclease superfamily protein; the encoded protein is MEYYVYVIRCKDNSLYTGITTDLKRRYREHEQGIGAKYTKAKGVLKIEVAFKCNGRSEASKIEYYIKK